From the Candidatus Atribacteria bacterium genome, the window GATGCAATCGCCCAAAATGTAAGAAATATTAAAAAATTAATAGGTGAAAACAAAGAATTAATGGCAGTAGTTAAGGGGAATGGCTACGGACATGATATTCTTGAGGTCTCTTCCATAGTGCTAAAAAACGGGGCTAGCAGGTTGGCTGTCGCTCGTTTAGAAGAGGCTATTTTTCTTCGTAAGTCCGGTATTAATGTTCCCATTTTAATCCTTGGTTTGATCCCTGAACAACAAATAGAATCATTGGTCTCGCATAATATAACTCCTACGGTGTGTAGATACGAAATAATAGAAAAGATTTCAAAGTTTGCAGTTCAAGCAAAAAAGACAGTAAAAGTACATATTAAAGTGGATACCGGTATGGGAAGAATAGGAATTTCCCCTCAGCATGCCTTAGATTTCGCCAAAAAAGTAAGGTTGTTGAAAGATATAGAAATAGAAGGGATACTTACTCATTTTTCAGTTGCCGATGAGAAAGATAAGGAGTATACTGAAGCGCAATTTAAAAAATTTAGAAGCGTCTTAGATATTTTTGAAGAAGAAGGCATAAAAATTCCGATAAAACATGTAGGAAATAGTGCGACTCTTCTTAATTTTCCTCATATGTGGTTAGATTTATTAAGACCGGGAATTGCTATTTATGGATTATATCCCTCTAACGAGGTAAAGAGAACTTTAAAATTAACTCCGGCT encodes:
- the alr gene encoding alanine racemase, with amino-acid sequence MKKLLSPTRIEINLDAIAQNVRNIKKLIGENKELMAVVKGNGYGHDILEVSSIVLKNGASRLAVARLEEAIFLRKSGINVPILILGLIPEQQIESLVSHNITPTVCRYEIIEKISKFAVQAKKTVKVHIKVDTGMGRIGISPQHALDFAKKVRLLKDIEIEGILTHFSVADEKDKEYTEAQFKKFRSVLDIFEEEGIKIPIKHVGNSATLLNFPHMWLDLLRPGIAIYGLYPSNEVKRTLKLTPAHSFKTQITFLKELPQGEYISYGRTYITKSGTKIASLPVGYADGYSRLLSNRGEVLVRGKRFPVIGRVCMDQCMVDVTDLPQVEVGDEVVLWGRQGREEITVEEIAEKIATINYEIIHMPDKKRVPKLFIKDGKPYKIKNMFGEELL